TGTTCCTCAGGCCCAGCCTGGGGCCGGCGTGGGTGGCCGCCGCCTCGTTCCTCGTGGGCGCCGCGATGGGCTTCGTCAACACCTCCTCGATCGTGACGATCCAGGCGACGGTCCCGTGGGAGCGCCGCGCCAGCGCCACGGCGGCGAACCTCCTCATGCGCCTGGTGGGCAACTCGGTCGGCGCGGCGCTGCTCGGCGGGGTGCTAAACGCCGCCGTGATCGCCGGCATCGCGCGCGCGGGGGCGTCGGACACGCTCGACCTCGGCTCCGTCGAGCGGCTCCTGAACCCCGCTGGGGCCGCCGCCGGCGGGCCCCAGCTCCCGCCCGCCGCCGCCGACCTGCTGCAGCAGGTGCTGGCCGGCGGTATCGAGCGGGTCTTCGTCTTCACGGCCGGCGGCACGCTGGTGCTCTTCGCGCTCACGCTCCTGTGGCCGCGCTCGCGGCGCCTCGAGTAGGCCGCGGCTCGTCGGGTAGGCCGAGGAGCCGCGCTCGCCCCTCCGACCGCGCGTCCTAGGACCTCAGCCGAGGAGCCGCGCTCGCCCCTCCGACCACGCCCCCTCCGACCTCAGCGGAGCAGCCTGTCGATGCCGACGAGCAGCGCGAGGTGCGCCGGGTAGAAGACCCAGGGCAGGCGCCCGCTGCGCGGCAGGCCGAACGGCAGCACGGAGGCGACGAACGGCAGCGGCAGCGCCGCCAGGCCCGCCGGCCAGACCCGCCACGGGTAGTTCTGCCACGCGACGAACAGGACGGTCGCCAGCAGCGCCAGGGGCTCGCCCGTGCGCAGCGCCCACCACCACACGACGATCAGCCCCACGCCGGGCGGGCCGTACTCGACGAGAGCCGAGGCGACGAGCACCGCCGCCAGGCCGACGGGCACCAGCAGCGGCGACCTGGCGTCAAGCTCCTCGCGGCGGCTCAGGAGGAGCAGGGCCACGGCGCCGAGGAACAGCGTCCCCAGGATGTTGACGACGAAGCGGTCGAACGCCAGGTAGTGCGGCAGCGCGGCCACGGCGCACCAGGCGAGCAGCGGGACGAGGTAGCGGCGCGGGTCCACGCCCCGGCGCGCCACGTTGTAGGCGAGCAGGAACGCGAAGATCGGCCAGGCGACGCGGCCGACGGCCCGCAGGGGCACGGCCGTGGGCGCCGGGAGCAGGATGGCGCCCACGTGGTCTACGACCATCGTGGCGATGGCGATCCAGCGCAGCACCTCCTGCTGGCCGGAGGTGAGGTCGATGAGCGACCAAGGTCGGCTGCCCGACGCGGCGTCCACGACGTCAGCCTAGCGGGGGAGGCGGCCCGGGCGGCGCGAGCGGGGACTGGCCGGGCGACCCGGAGTCAGCGCCGCGTCAGTCGGTGACCTCGAAGACGAGCCAGCCGTCCGCGGCGTGGGAGTCCACGGAGAGGGCCCGCCACACCACGACGTAGGTGCCCGGCTCGAGCGGCTGGGCGAAGACCAGCGTCAGCTCCTCGTGCGCCCCGCTGGGGGGGTCGGCGACGGCCGGCACGAGGCCGGTGGCGAACCCGGCGTCGGCGAGCACGGCGGCGGCCACGGCCTGAGCCTGGGCCTCGAGGGCGGGGTCGAGCGCGGCCTGGTGCCCGTGGTCCTCGTCGCCGGCGGCCGCCGGGTCGCCGTGCTCGTCGTGCCCGCCGGCGGTAGCCGGTTCGCCGTGGTCGTGCGCCGCGGTGGCCTGGGCCGGCAGGCCCACGGCGGCGAGCGCCTCCTCCAGCCTGAGGACCTTGAAGGTCGAGAAGCCCGTCTCCACGGCCTCGGTGAAGCGTAGGACGACGGAGCCGACGTCCGCGGCGGCGGCGCCGTTGGCCGGCTCGCTCGAGTCGAGGTGGGCGTGGGCCAGGGCGTGGCCGAGGAGCAGCGGGACGAGGACGGCGGCGAGGTAGCCGAGTGCTCTGCGCATGGCGCGAGCATAGCCATGGGTCCGCGCGCGCGGCGTCCAGGAGCACGTCCGTGAAGGGCGGGTGAAGGGGTTAGAGTCGCGGGACCGAGGTGCTGCCTTGCTGATCCTCGTCAAGACTGCTTCGTGGGCGGCCGTGGCGGCGCTCGCGGGCGCGGCGCTGGGCCGCTTCTGGCTGGCGCCGGAGCGTCCTCGCGCGGCGGGCGTGGTCGTGGCGGCGGCGCTCGCCGTGCCCGTCCTCGGCGCCGTCGAGCTGTGGCTGACCCTCGCCCAGGTGCTGAGCCCGGTGGACGTCGCGCTGTGGTGGCGCTACGCGACCACGACGGCCCACGGCGACGCGGTCCTGTGGCGCTCGGGGGCCGCGCTCGCGCTCGCGTCCGCGGGTCTGGTGCTGCCACGTCGCTGGTGGCCGCTCGCCGCCGGCCTCGGAGTGTGGCTGTGCCTCGGCTTCAGCAGGGTGAGCCACGCGTCAGCCGTGGGCGGCACGGGCCCGCTGCTCGTCGACCTCGTCCACCTCGCCGGCGCCGCGCTGTGGGCGGGGGGCGTGTGGCGGGTGGCGCTGGGCTCCGGGCGGCCCGGCCTGCCCGAGGTCGAGCGCCTCTCGCGCCTCGCGCTGTGGGTCGTCGTCGGGCTCGCGATCACGGGCCCGGTGAGCGCGCTCGTCCACGCCTCCGAGCCCGCCGGCTTCTTCGCCTCCGGCTACGCCGTCGCGCTGGCCGTCAAGTCGTCGCTGGTGGCGGTCACGCTCGTCGTGGCGGCGGCGAACCGCTTCGTCCTGCTGCCGCGGGCCCGCCGCGGGCTCCCCGGCATGCGCGCCGCCCTGTGGGCGGAGAGCGCGCTGCTCCTGGGCGTGCTGGCGGCCACGGGCTGGCTGTCGACCTCCGCGGTGCCGCACGGCGCCGTGGACGGTGTGGACGTGATCGAGAACGCCAGGCGGGTGCTCGAGTTCCTGCGGCGCTGACGGACGCCACCGCCGCTCGGCCGACACGGGGCGCCTCGCGACCCGGTATCGCCGGGGCCTCCTCGAGCAGTCCGGCACCCGGTGGGTCCTCGGCGGGCGCGGGCGCAGCGGGCGTTCACGAGGATGTGGTCACCGAGTGACCATAACGTGACCACTGGCCTGGCCCACGTCACATCGCGCGCTTGAGCAGCGCGATCATCTCCTCCTGGCTCAGGTCGCTCGAGTCGATGGCGTCCCGCAGCAGCTCGGCCAGCTCGACGAGCGCCGGGTTGCCCTCCCGGTCCTGCGCCGGCACGAAGTAGCCGACGAGGTGCCCGTGCCTCTCGATGCGGAGCCCCTCGCCCGCGGCGAGTAGCTTGGTGGCGTTGTCCCTGAACTCGCGTATCCCGACGTTCCTCACGCTCACCTCCGGACGCGCGGCCCGCGGCCGACGCCGTGGTCACATGGTGGCCAGTCGGTGGCCAGGATATCAGCTGCGCGTCCCGCCGTATACTCCGGCAGTCATGGCCCTGACCGACGTGGAGGTGCGCGTCCTGGGCGCGCTGATCGAGAAGGAGCGCACGACACCGGACGGCTACCCCCTCTCCAGCCAGGCGCTGCTCACCGCCTGCAACCAGAAGACCAGCCGGGATCCCGTGACCGATTACCACCTGCAGGACGTGCTGGCCGCCATGGCGCGGCTGCGTGACCGCGGCCTGGCCGAGACGGTCCAGGCGGACGGCGACAGGGTGCCGAAGCACAGGCACAAGGCCGCCCAGGCCCTGGGCCTCGACGACAGCGAGGCGGCCGTCCTGGCGGTGCTGCTGCTCCGCGGACCGCAGACCCCGGGCGAGCTGCGCACCCGGACCGACCGCTACGTTACGTTCGGCGGCCTCCCGGAGGTCGAGGCGGTGCTCGAGGGCCTGGCCGGTCGGCGGCCCCCGCTCGTGGTGCGCCTGGGCCGCGCTCCGGGTCAGAGCCAGGACCGCTGGGGTCACACGCTGGGCGCCGACCCCGGCAGGCTCGCGCCCCGCGTGCGCCGGCCCCGCGAGGGCGCGACGGGTGACGGCGCCGTCGGCGGTGGCGGCGACCGCGTCGCCGGTCTGGAGTCGCGGGTCGCGGCGCTGGAGTCGCGCCTGGCGGAGCTGGAGGAGCGCCTGGCCGGCGACTGACGGGGCAGCGGGGCCCGCGCTACGGGCGCCGCGCCGATCGGCGTCATGATGGTGCCGGGAGGTAGCCAGTGACCGACGTCTTGAGGCTCAGCGAGGAGGAGTGGCGCAGGCGCCTGTCGCCCGAGGAGTACAGGGTCCTGCGCGAGCACGGCACCGAGCCGCCCTTCGAGGGCTGCTTCCTCGGCACCAAGGACCCGGGCACCTACGTCTGCGCGGCGTGCGGCAACCCGCTCTTCGAGTCGGGCGTGAAGTACGAGTCGGGCACCGGGTGGCCGTCGTTCACGCGGCCCGTCTCCGACCACGCGGTGAGGGAGTACCTCGACAGGTCCCACGGCATGGTGAGGACCGAGGTCCGCTGCGCCAGGTGCGACAGCCACCTCGGCCACGTGTTCCCTGACGGTCCCCCGCCGACGGGCCTGCGCTACTGCATGAACTCCGTGGCGATGCGCCACGTCCCCGCGGGCGAGCCCATCGTGCTGGTCCAGCCTTGATGACGGCGGCGCGCGCCCTGGGCCTCTCGGCCTCGCGCGGAACGGCGTCGCGGTCGGCGGCCAGGTCGCTGCCGCGCACGCTCGCCGAGCTCGACGAGGTGCGCCGCGAGTGCCGGGCCCTGGTCAACAGGTCGGCCGGGATCTCGGGGCTGGCGGCCGTCGTGCCGGTGCCCGGCGCCGACGTGGGGGTCGACGTCACGCTGTTCATGCAGCTCCTGCCCGCGATCAACCGCCGCTTCGGGCTCACCCCTGAGCAGGTCGAGCAGCTCGACGCGCGCACGAAGGAGCTGGTGTTCCTCGGCGTCACCAGCGTCGGCAGCCAGGCGATCGCTCGCCTCGTCACGGCCGACGTGGTCGCGGCGCTGCTCAGGCGGATCGGCGTGAGGATCGCCGCCAAGTCGGCCGCGAAGTGGGTCCCCGTGGTGGGCTCGGCCGCGGCGGCGGGGATCAGCTACACGGCCATGCGCCTCGTCGGGAACCGCCACGTGGACGACTGCTACCGCGTGGTACGCGCGGTGATCGAGAGGTCGGGACCGGTGCTCGACGTGCCCGCGGTACCTCGCCCGAGCTGAGGGTCGCCCAGCGGCCTCCGCGACGTCAGCGCGCGGCTCGGCGGCCGTCGCCCTTGGCTCCGCGGCCGGCGCCATAGGCGCGTCGGCGACGGCGGCGCGGACGCGGCGCCCGCCGGGAACCGCGAGGAGCCGCCGGGCTCATCCCGCCGCGGACAGCGCCTCGCGCACCTCGGCGTCGCTGGTCTGCGAGAAGTCGCGGTACCACTCGCCCACGCTGCGCAGCTCGCGCGGCCGGTGAGGGCACACCACGTCGTCGGCCACCTCGGCGATGCGGGCCAGCGAGTCGGGGGCGCCGACGGGCACCGCCACGACGACCTCGGCGGCGCCGGCAGTCCGGGCTGCCCGCACGGCGGCGCGCACCGTGGCGCCCGTCGCCACGCCGTCGTCGACGATCATGGCCACGGCTCCGCGGAGGTCGAGCGGCGGCCTCTCGCCCCTGTAAGCCCTCTCGCGGCGCCTCACCTCCGCCAGCTCGCGCTCGACCACCGACGCCACGACCGACTGGGGCAGGCGCAGGTGCGAGACCACGTCGTCGTTCAGCACCACCCCGCCGCCGCTCGCGACCGCGCCCATGGCCAGCTCCTCGTGGCCCGGCACGCCGAGCTTGCGCACGACGAGGACGTCGAGGGGCGCTCCCAGCGCGCGGGCGACCTCCGCGGCGACGGGCACGCCTCCCCGAGGCAGGCCCAGCACCACGAGCCCGCTGCGGCCCGCGTACCGCCGCAGCTCCTCGGCCAGCTCGCGGCCCGCCTGCGCCCTGTCGCGGAACAGCGCCACGCCTCACGATAGACGAGCGCGTCCGGGGCCGGGCGGCGGGAGCGGGGGGCGGCGCGAGGCGGAGCCGGCGCCCCTACAGGTGGTGCCCCAGCTTCTCGGCCTTCGTCCTCAGGTAGCGCTGGTTGTGGGCGTTCTCGCCCACGCGCAGGGGCACCCGCTCCACGACCTCCAGGCCGAAGCCGCGGAGCGCGGCGATCTTGCGCGGGTTGTTGGTGAGCAGGCGCAGGCGCTTCACGCCCAGGTCGACGAGGACCTGCGCGCCCACGCCGTAGTCGCGCAGGTCGGGCGAGAAGCCGAGGCGCTCGTTGGCCTCCACCGTGTCGGCGCCGGCGTCCTGTAGGGCGTAGGCCTTGAGCTTGTTCAGCAGGCCGATCCCCCGGCCCTCCTGGCGCAGGTAGACGAGCACGCCGCGGCCCTCGGCGGCTATCGCCCGCAGGGCGGCGTCGCGCTGGAAGCCGCAGTCGCAGCGCAGCGAGTGGAGCGCGTCGCCGGTGAGGCACTCGGAGTGCATCCGCACGAGCACGGGCTCGCCCGAGGCGACGTCGCCCATCGTCAGCGCCACGTGCTCGTCGCCCCTGACCTCGTCGACGTAGCCGTGGACCGTGAACTGGCCGAACTCGGTGGGCAGCGACGCCGAGGCCACCCTGGTCACGAAGCGCTCGCGCTCCAGGCGGTAGGCGATGAGGTCGGCGATGGCGCCCACCTTGAGCCCGTGCTCGGCGGCGAACGACTTGATCGCGGGCAGGCGCATCATCGTGCCGTCGTCGTGCATCAGCTCCGAGATCGCGGCCGCGGGCTTGAGCCCCGCCAGGCGGCAGAGGTCGACGGCCGCCTCGGTGTGGCCGGCGCGCCGCAGGACGCCGCCCTCGCGGGCGCGCAGGGGGAAGACGTGGCCGGGTCGCGACAGGTCCTCCGGCTTCGCGTCATCGCGGATCGCCGTGAGGATCGTCGTGGCGCGGTCCCCGGCCGAGATCCC
The DNA window shown above is from Trueperaceae bacterium and carries:
- a CDS encoding phosphoribosyltransferase family protein encodes the protein MALFRDRAQAGRELAEELRRYAGRSGLVVLGLPRGGVPVAAEVARALGAPLDVLVVRKLGVPGHEELAMGAVASGGGVVLNDDVVSHLRLPQSVVASVVERELAEVRRRERAYRGERPPLDLRGAVAMIVDDGVATGATVRAAVRAARTAGAAEVVVAVPVGAPDSLARIAEVADDVVCPHRPRELRSVGEWYRDFSQTSDAEVREALSAAG
- a CDS encoding copper resistance protein CopC, whose protein sequence is MRRALGYLAAVLVPLLLGHALAHAHLDSSEPANGAAAADVGSVVLRFTEAVETGFSTFKVLRLEEALAAVGLPAQATAAHDHGEPATAGGHDEHGDPAAAGDEDHGHQAALDPALEAQAQAVAAAVLADAGFATGLVPAVADPPSGAHEELTLVFAQPLEPGTYVVVWRALSVDSHAADGWLVFEVTD
- a CDS encoding bifunctional 3,4-dihydroxy-2-butanone-4-phosphate synthase/GTP cyclohydrolase II → MAESTRPGGLAGVLELVEELRQGRPIVLVDDEDRENEGDLVLAAEAVTPEKLAFMIRHTGGVVCLAMTNAMADRLDLPPMVQHNTAKRETAFTVSIEAREGVTTGISAGDRATTILTAIRDDAKPEDLSRPGHVFPLRAREGGVLRRAGHTEAAVDLCRLAGLKPAAAISELMHDDGTMMRLPAIKSFAAEHGLKVGAIADLIAYRLERERFVTRVASASLPTEFGQFTVHGYVDEVRGDEHVALTMGDVASGEPVLVRMHSECLTGDALHSLRCDCGFQRDAALRAIAAEGRGVLVYLRQEGRGIGLLNKLKAYALQDAGADTVEANERLGFSPDLRDYGVGAQVLVDLGVKRLRLLTNNPRKIAALRGFGLEVVERVPLRVGENAHNQRYLRTKAEKLGHHL
- a CDS encoding CopD family protein, translated to MLILVKTASWAAVAALAGAALGRFWLAPERPRAAGVVVAAALAVPVLGAVELWLTLAQVLSPVDVALWWRYATTTAHGDAVLWRSGAALALASAGLVLPRRWWPLAAGLGVWLCLGFSRVSHASAVGGTGPLLVDLVHLAGAALWAGGVWRVALGSGRPGLPEVERLSRLALWVVVGLAITGPVSALVHASEPAGFFASGYAVALAVKSSLVAVTLVVAAANRFVLLPRARRGLPGMRAALWAESALLLGVLAATGWLSTSAVPHGAVDGVDVIENARRVLEFLRR
- the msrB gene encoding peptide-methionine (R)-S-oxide reductase MsrB, with protein sequence MTDVLRLSEEEWRRRLSPEEYRVLREHGTEPPFEGCFLGTKDPGTYVCAACGNPLFESGVKYESGTGWPSFTRPVSDHAVREYLDRSHGMVRTEVRCARCDSHLGHVFPDGPPPTGLRYCMNSVAMRHVPAGEPIVLVQP
- a CDS encoding YceH family protein, producing MALTDVEVRVLGALIEKERTTPDGYPLSSQALLTACNQKTSRDPVTDYHLQDVLAAMARLRDRGLAETVQADGDRVPKHRHKAAQALGLDDSEAAVLAVLLLRGPQTPGELRTRTDRYVTFGGLPEVEAVLEGLAGRRPPLVVRLGRAPGQSQDRWGHTLGADPGRLAPRVRRPREGATGDGAVGGGGDRVAGLESRVAALESRLAELEERLAGD
- a CDS encoding TraX family protein, encoding MDAASGSRPWSLIDLTSGQQEVLRWIAIATMVVDHVGAILLPAPTAVPLRAVGRVAWPIFAFLLAYNVARRGVDPRRYLVPLLAWCAVAALPHYLAFDRFVVNILGTLFLGAVALLLLSRREELDARSPLLVPVGLAAVLVASALVEYGPPGVGLIVVWWWALRTGEPLALLATVLFVAWQNYPWRVWPAGLAALPLPFVASVLPFGLPRSGRLPWVFYPAHLALLVGIDRLLR